ATGCATCGATAAATACTGTCAACAGCCCAATTTAGGtgactaaaatatttttaatatttacccTAATAGTAATGCCAAACATACGtatatttacaaacacaaaaataacaggGGTTTAAAGGtgcaatcatttttttcttagacattattttacatttacagtataataaaatatttagttctacacaaagaaatgtgaataaaagccattttatttaatttagagCATTTCCCTGTGCTGACATGTTGAGGTCACATGACCAGCTGAATACTACTTGCCTTGCCTAACTGTATGTTCacaccgccgccgtcgagagcgtcaaagtggccggaagtcattcattttcaatgtgagccggcaGTGAACAGCGGCGTGTCTTGACCATTGAGGGCGTcgaggagagttgaaatcatggtcaactttatggtaatgagctatgaagCTGTTTGGCGacaaccaatcggaacgtagaagtccacagcttgagaggattccagagaacgcagccctgtaaactttggtctaTGTCAGAGAGTCCTTAGTTGTTGGCAGTgcggccagagcgatttttgatGCTCTTGACAGCGGCTGTGTGAACCTAGCTGAATACTACTCGCCTTGCCTAAGTAACCCctcacatactgataaaatgtgtactttgtgttgttttgcaCAAAAGTGTCTGCCACATGAATCACTTGCATACAAACTGTTTTTAACACACCTCCCCCAAAATGTTAGTAGCTGTTGTTACATAAACCATTTCAAGAAGCAAAACATCCATTGACTTTGCGGATTGGTCAATAATTGTTGGTTATTTTATTGCCAAGCACAAACTAATACGTTTTGTTACCCTCTAAAGCTTTCTGTCCTACAGGTGAATAATGAATGAGGCTTCTGACAACTTTACCCTCAAGCATGTCACATGTTTTTGTAATTATTGTTTTATCACTGTTTTAGTGCAAAGTGAAAACATACTAAATGCATAGATCTAAATGCAAAGTCAGTGCAATCAATATTatgaattaataataaatatgtaatCAATAGAGcgtaaatatttttcatttttattcttcaGCAGCACAGCGAAAGGCACTgtagtaaacagaaaaaaacaattaatggGATTTTAAAGCATTCGAGTTTAAGCgaaacatttcacaaaacaaaactgaacattGATACTTTGTGGCTGTCCAATCATTATCATAATGAACTACACCTTTGTTTAGTCTTGTGGCAACTTCATGTATCTCATAAACATTACCTTGGACCTAGTGGGTTACAAAGTTATTTGAAAAGTGGCACAAAACCCAGAAAATGTACTGATAATACTGATAGTAATAGCAGATTTTGTTCCCTCTAACCTTTCTAAAGTTTCCTAATCTGTCACTCCTTTCTTTCTCCCtaggtgcatgtgtgtgcatgtggccCCCAGGTGCCGCTAAACGACCATGGAGCCCGCTGTCATCCGTGTGTACTCTTCCTCTCCGCCTCCATTGGACGAGGCTGGAGAGGAAGAAGAGCAGGATGAATTAGGTGAGTTTGGCAGTTTCTGTTGTGAAGGAGTGTCATCCAGCTGCAGTTTCTCAGAGATCGACACACCCACAacattcaaccaatcaaatGCGCTAGAGGACTCGCCGCCTGACCTATCTGTGCAGGATCTCACTGTTTCGGGAAAGAGTGTATGGGCTGATGAAAAAAAACTGGTAGGGGAATCACAACAGCCTTGTGTCGTATCAAACCAAGAAACATCAAGAAATGAGACTGAGGAGTACAGTTGTGTTGAGAATAAGGAGAAAGATTCTTTAGAAATTGTTATGAGTGGTGTTGCATCCTCCGACCTCCAGAGGGAGCTCATTATTTCTAGCAGTGATCAGCACTGTCTCCCATTACCCACTGATATTAGAGACAACAGCACAGGTGAGCATATAGACAACACAGGTGATGGACATTCAGGTCTCAGTAATGGCTACAGTAAGTATTTTGAGCATGACATAGAATCTAGTGTAAGCTCTGAACTGGATGTCAGAATATCAGAAGAACAGAGCCTGCCGACATCTAACAGTCACTTATACGATGAAGACACTGCAGATCCCGAAGACACAGAAGTGAGGGTAGAGCTACGCGATGTCTCCCAGTCATTTACTTCCTGTGGAGATGCAGAGGATGCTGAGGGAACAGAAGAGACGGGGAGTATCTCAGACTCCTCTAGTCATGTTTATGGTGATGGGTCAACAAACTGTAATGACACAGCCGAAGCAGCAACATCCCCCTCAACAGATATGGATCTTATCTCTGATACACAGCTGACTGGAGATACGAGTGAAATACATGAATCTTCAGTGAACATAGAGACAGGGGTAGAAGCAGACAATACGGCTTTTAATGAGACCTCCAATGAGGACTTTGGAAATTTCAGAGATGCAACTCAGGATTTAACGGACTTCAGCCGGACTGAGTCTTTAACCCAGGAGGGATTCGCTGATTTTGTCACAGCAATGTCCAGGTGCTCCACAGACGATGAGTTTGTTGACACGGACACGCTGAAGGACTTTCAGGAGGAAGATGAGCTAGCCCAAGAAGACTGTGCGGGAGCTGAGGGAGCTTTTTGTTCAGAGTTGCCACCTAGTGACAGTTTTGCAGATTTTAGTTCAGCTCCGTTTGGTGGTTTGGCAGTGGATGAGGGTGAGAACTGGGCTTCGTTTGGACAGCAGGAAAGTGTAGAAGAAGTTGAGGATTCATGGGCAACTTTTGGGGAGGAGCAGAGTACTTTACAATATGAAGAAAAACAAGATGGTGTAACTTCAGCACCC
This genomic window from Triplophysa rosa linkage group LG10, Trosa_1v2, whole genome shotgun sequence contains:
- the aftphb gene encoding aftiphilin isoform X1, which translates into the protein MEPAVIRVYSSSPPPLDEAGEEEEQDELGEFGSFCCEGVSSSCSFSEIDTPTTFNQSNALEDSPPDLSVQDLTVSGKSVWADEKKLVGESQQPCVVSNQETSRNETEEYSCVENKEKDSLEIVMSGVASSDLQRELIISSSDQHCLPLPTDIRDNSTGEHIDNTGDGHSGLSNGYSKYFEHDIESSVSSELDVRISEEQSLPTSNSHLYDEDTADPEDTEVRVELRDVSQSFTSCGDAEDAEGTEETGSISDSSSHVYGDGSTNCNDTAEAATSPSTDMDLISDTQLTGDTSEIHESSVNIETGVEADNTAFNETSNEDFGNFRDATQDLTDFSRTESLTQEGFADFVTAMSRCSTDDEFVDTDTLKDFQEEDELAQEDCAGAEGAFCSELPPSDSFADFSSAPFGGLAVDEGENWASFGQQESVEEVEDSWATFGEEQSTLQYEEKQDGVTSAPCSDNLENTGTDRDTAEFCSKIQHLFRTAFPLDVNPEISEVTEVSLLQNILQEQDPQDQRDASISFSQGHDLAMWCHLQDIHGAHGLKFKWAGSHGNRILLDCLGIRNILFTGEKKLPLIVPMFAAGLGMLEPTKESQKSLASPALSSPVPVESGSILCTQVAPSLTIHVDGIDPELYELTTAKMETKSAGHSITDAFTKLIESMEKTTTARKPEQNEKISEEAVKIISLLPDLSFMQARVLMFPSILTPAANHK
- the aftphb gene encoding aftiphilin isoform X2, which gives rise to MEPAVIRVYSSSPPPLDEAGEEEEQDELGEFGSFCCEGVSSSCSFSEIDTPTTFNQSNALEDSPPDLSVQDLTVSGKSVWADEKKLVGESQQPCVVSNQETSRNETEEYSCVENKEKDSLEIVMSGVASSDLQRELIISSSDQHCLPLPTDIRDNSTGEHIDNTGDGHSGLSNGYSKYFEHDIESSVSSELDVRISEEQSLPTSNSHLYDEDTADPEDTEVRVELRDVSQSFTSCGDAEDAEGTEETGSISDSSSHVYGDGSTNCNDTAEAATSPSTDMDLISDTQLTGDTSEIHESSVNIETGVEADNTAFNETSNEDFGNFRDATQDLTDFSRTESLTQEGFADFVTAMSRCSTDDEFVDTDTLKDFQEEDELAQEDCAGAEGAFCSELPPSDSFADFSSAPFGGLAVDEGENWASFGQQESVEEVEDSWATFGEEQSTLQYEEKQDGVTSAPCSDNLENTGTDRDTAEFCSKIQHLFRTAFPLDVNPEISEVTEVSLLQNILQEQDPQDQRDASISFSQGHDLAMWCHLQDIHGAHGLKFKWAGSHGNRILLDCLGIRNILFTGEKKLPLIVPMFAAGLGMLEPTKESQKSLASPALSSPVPVESGSILCTQVAPSLTIHVDDGGISELNLDYFGPVDECSSDSENDTPLPGIDPELYELTTAKMETKSAGHSITDAFTKLIESMEKTTTARKPEQNEKISEEAVKIISLLPDLSFMQARVLMFPSILTPAANHK